A genomic region of Desulfobulbaceae bacterium DB1 contains the following coding sequences:
- a CDS encoding aminofutalosine synthase MqnE, with product MDSYIKKAGLGDILEKIAAGERISADDGIRLYRSPDLLAVGYLANMVRERKNGNNAYFIYNQHINYSNICTNLCKFCAFGRPKDSDKAYEMSRDEVGAKVRERLAEPVSEIHMVGGIHPDLPFAYYTGLLREIKAIRPDIHVQAFTCVEIDHLAKLAGKPVDETLRLLMEAGLDSIPGGGAEVFSPRIRKLTCEKKLSGEGWLEVAKTAHRLGLKTNATMLYGHIETVEERIDHLAALRQAQGETGGFLAFIPLAFHPKNTEMANLSRTSGMDDLKNLAVARCFLDNFPHIKAYWVMIGPKMAQVALSFGADDVDGTVKEEIITHMAGADTEQAMSIDELVRLIKEAGRIPVQRGTLYDVIKTY from the coding sequence ATGGACTCATACATCAAAAAGGCAGGTCTGGGAGACATCCTGGAAAAGATAGCGGCAGGGGAGCGGATCAGCGCGGACGACGGCATCAGGCTTTATCGATCGCCTGATCTGCTGGCGGTGGGATACCTGGCCAACATGGTGCGGGAACGGAAAAACGGCAATAACGCCTATTTTATCTATAACCAGCATATCAATTATTCCAACATCTGCACCAATCTCTGTAAATTCTGCGCCTTCGGCCGGCCGAAAGACTCGGACAAGGCATATGAGATGAGCCGCGACGAGGTGGGTGCCAAGGTGCGGGAGCGCTTGGCCGAGCCCGTCAGTGAGATCCACATGGTGGGGGGGATCCATCCGGATCTGCCCTTTGCCTACTACACCGGACTTCTCCGGGAGATTAAGGCGATCCGGCCGGATATTCATGTCCAGGCCTTCACCTGCGTGGAGATCGATCACTTGGCCAAGCTTGCCGGCAAACCGGTGGACGAAACCCTGCGGCTTCTCATGGAGGCGGGGCTTGATTCCATTCCCGGCGGCGGAGCGGAGGTGTTCAGCCCGCGGATCAGGAAGCTGACCTGCGAGAAAAAATTGTCCGGCGAGGGGTGGCTCGAGGTGGCGAAAACCGCCCATCGGCTGGGGCTGAAAACCAATGCCACCATGCTCTACGGCCATATTGAAACGGTGGAGGAGCGTATCGACCATCTGGCCGCCCTGCGTCAGGCGCAGGGTGAGACGGGAGGTTTTCTCGCCTTTATCCCCCTGGCCTTTCATCCGAAAAACACCGAAATGGCCAATCTTTCCCGCACCTCCGGCATGGATGATCTGAAAAACCTTGCGGTGGCCCGTTGTTTCCTTGATAATTTTCCCCACATCAAGGCCTACTGGGTGATGATCGGCCCGAAAATGGCCCAGGTGGCGCTTTCTTTCGGGGCGGACGATGTGGACGGCACCGTGAAGGAGGAGATCATCACTCACATGGCGGGCGCGGACACCGAACAGGCCATGTCCATTGACGAGCTGGTGCGGCTTATTAAGGAAGCGGGCCGCATTCCGGTACAGCGCGGCACACTTTATGATGTGATAAAGACGTATTAG
- a CDS encoding SAM-dependent methyltransferase, whose amino-acid sequence MQNPDEKKTFVKEKFSSISHKYDFLNSLLSFQIDRYWRWVTTRELKMFPTGAVLDLCAGTLPLSLELTRQAPGRQVVAIDFCEDMLRAGIKTLPRDGRRARIFPVCGDGEKIPARDASFWGITVAFGVRNLGRTQDGLNEMHRVLKPGGKLLILEFSRPRNVIVKPVYAFYLNKVLPKVAGLVSGDKEAYEYLASSIARFYEPEELMGMMKKAGFAHVSRRPLTFGIVSVYIGVK is encoded by the coding sequence ATGCAAAATCCGGATGAAAAGAAGACCTTCGTCAAGGAAAAGTTTTCTTCCATCAGTCATAAGTATGATTTTTTAAATTCGTTGCTCAGTTTTCAGATCGATCGTTACTGGCGGTGGGTGACCACCAGGGAATTGAAGATGTTTCCGACCGGCGCGGTGCTTGATCTCTGCGCCGGCACCCTGCCGCTTTCCCTGGAACTGACCCGGCAGGCGCCTGGCCGGCAGGTGGTGGCCATCGATTTCTGTGAGGATATGTTGCGGGCCGGGATAAAAACTTTGCCCCGTGACGGCAGAAGAGCACGGATTTTCCCGGTCTGCGGCGACGGTGAAAAGATCCCCGCCCGCGACGCCAGCTTTTGGGGGATTACCGTGGCCTTCGGCGTGCGCAACCTCGGCCGCACCCAGGACGGCTTGAACGAGATGCACCGGGTACTGAAACCGGGCGGGAAACTGCTTATTCTGGAATTTTCCCGGCCGCGGAATGTTATCGTCAAGCCTGTGTATGCCTTTTATCTGAACAAGGTGCTGCCCAAGGTTGCCGGCCTGGTTTCCGGTGACAAGGAGGCGTATGAGTATCTGGCCAGTTCCATCGCCCGGTTTTATGAACCGGAGGAGTTGATGGGCATGATGAAAAAAGCCGGTTTTGCCCATGTCTCCCGCCGGCCGCTCACCTTTGGCATTGTTTCCGTTTACATAGGGGTAAAATGA
- a CDS encoding aromatic acid decarboxylase, whose translation MKKIILAITGASGSLYAVEFSRLLEPLDVEVHGIISTAGVKVLQLETGLGPSDLSCVRKWFAVDNFAAAAASGSARYDAMVILPCSMGTLGAIAGGLSINLIHRAADVMLKEKRPLVLAVRETPFNRNHLSNMLRASEAGAVICPAMPAFYHQPRDLSEMARHFAGRVAAQAGIHVPGLKEWSGLDV comes from the coding sequence ATGAAAAAAATCATTCTGGCCATAACCGGCGCCAGCGGTTCCCTTTATGCCGTTGAATTTTCCCGTTTGCTTGAGCCGCTTGATGTGGAGGTGCACGGCATTATTTCCACGGCAGGCGTTAAGGTGCTGCAGCTTGAAACCGGACTCGGGCCGTCCGATCTCTCCTGCGTGCGGAAATGGTTTGCCGTCGACAACTTTGCCGCCGCGGCGGCCAGCGGCTCGGCCCGTTATGACGCCATGGTCATCCTGCCGTGCTCAATGGGGACTCTCGGCGCCATTGCCGGCGGGCTGTCGATCAACCTCATTCACCGGGCGGCGGATGTGATGCTGAAGGAGAAACGACCCCTGGTGCTGGCGGTGCGGGAAACCCCGTTTAATCGAAATCATTTGAGCAACATGTTGCGGGCCTCGGAGGCAGGGGCTGTTATCTGTCCCGCCATGCCCGCCTTTTACCATCAGCCCAGGGATTTGTCGGAAATGGCCCGCCATTTTGCCGGGCGGGTGGCCGCCCAGGCAGGCATTCACGTGCCCGGACTCAAAGAGTGGAGTGGTCTTGATGTTTAA
- a CDS encoding 4-hydroxybenzoate octaprenyltransferase — MFKKIAILLEMIKFEHTVFALPFALMGAFLAAGGVPETTVFFWVVLAMVGARTCAMGFNRIADARFDRENPRTAERAIPAGAVKMAEAWAMVILAGLLFFFACYNLNTLTLQLAPLALGLTLFYSLTKRFTWLCHLVLGVALAFSPLGGFVAVKGTLAGFPWALSLGVLFWVAGFDTVYACMDADFDREAGLFSLPSRFGRERAFKLAVFFHAVAFVLFVATGMVCNLNYFYYMGIVLTAASLFYQHIIVNPRDLSRINMSFFTMNGLISLTLFVVTWLSLVTG; from the coding sequence ATGTTTAAGAAAATCGCTATCCTGCTTGAAATGATCAAGTTCGAGCATACGGTTTTTGCCTTGCCCTTTGCTCTGATGGGGGCCTTTCTGGCCGCGGGCGGGGTGCCTGAGACCACGGTTTTTTTCTGGGTGGTGCTTGCCATGGTGGGCGCCCGCACCTGCGCCATGGGTTTTAATCGCATTGCCGATGCCCGTTTTGACCGGGAAAACCCCCGTACGGCCGAGCGGGCCATTCCGGCAGGCGCGGTGAAGATGGCTGAGGCCTGGGCCATGGTGATTCTTGCCGGACTGCTCTTTTTTTTCGCCTGTTACAATCTCAACACCCTGACTTTGCAACTCGCGCCCCTTGCCCTGGGGCTCACCCTCTTCTATTCCCTGACCAAACGCTTTACCTGGCTTTGTCACCTCGTGCTGGGGGTTGCCCTGGCCTTTTCGCCCCTGGGCGGATTTGTGGCGGTCAAGGGGACTCTCGCCGGCTTTCCCTGGGCGCTTTCCCTGGGAGTGCTTTTCTGGGTGGCCGGGTTTGATACGGTCTACGCCTGCATGGATGCTGATTTTGACCGGGAGGCCGGGCTTTTTTCCCTGCCGTCCCGTTTCGGGCGCGAAAGGGCATTCAAACTGGCTGTTTTCTTCCATGCCGTGGCCTTTGTCCTTTTTGTCGCCACCGGCATGGTCTGCAATCTCAATTATTTTTATTATATGGGCATCGTCCTGACCGCTGCCTCGCTTTTTTATCAGCATATCATCGTTAATCCCCGCGACCTTTCCCGCATCAACATGTCCTTTTTCACCATGAACGGGCTGATCAGCCTGACGCTTTTTGTCGTCACCTGGCTGTCGCTGGTTACAGGTTGA
- a CDS encoding dehypoxanthine futalosine cyclase, producing MKNIIEKVTTGQRISGDEGLALLREGDLYQLGMLADSIRRRKHPAPMVTYVIDRNINYTDICISACKFCAFYKAPEDDRGSLLSFAELGRKIEETKSLGGTQILLQGGLHPDKPLEYYEEMLRFIKGHDIHIHGFSPPEVCHFATLSGLSVAEVLVRLRGAGLDSIPGGGAEILSDRVRRETAPRKCSADEWIGVMEEAHHQGMRTTATMMFGHIETLEERIEHLQRVRDLQDRTGGFTAFIPWPFQPDNTVYAHLPKTTAFSYLKMLAFSRIFLDNIDNIQASWVTQGPKIAQISLFFGANDFGSTMIEENVVAAAGVSFRLTEEEIRRIVQGAGFEPRQRTMDYTLV from the coding sequence ATGAAAAATATAATTGAAAAAGTCACCACGGGTCAACGGATCAGCGGCGATGAGGGGCTTGCCCTGCTGCGCGAGGGGGATCTCTATCAGCTCGGCATGCTGGCTGATTCCATCCGCAGGCGCAAGCATCCCGCGCCCATGGTCACCTATGTGATTGACCGCAACATCAACTACACCGATATCTGTATTTCCGCCTGTAAATTCTGCGCCTTTTACAAGGCCCCGGAAGATGACCGGGGTTCCCTGCTTTCCTTTGCCGAACTGGGTCGAAAAATTGAGGAAACAAAAAGTCTGGGCGGCACCCAGATTCTGCTGCAAGGCGGGCTTCATCCGGACAAGCCGCTGGAATATTATGAGGAGATGCTGCGTTTTATCAAGGGGCATGATATCCATATCCATGGTTTTTCGCCGCCCGAGGTGTGCCATTTCGCAACGCTCTCCGGTCTTTCCGTGGCTGAGGTGCTGGTGCGCCTGCGAGGTGCCGGACTTGATTCCATCCCCGGCGGCGGAGCGGAAATCCTGTCCGACCGGGTGCGCCGGGAAACGGCGCCGCGCAAATGCTCGGCCGATGAATGGATCGGGGTGATGGAGGAGGCCCACCATCAGGGGATGCGCACCACCGCCACCATGATGTTCGGTCATATCGAGACCCTGGAGGAACGGATTGAACATCTGCAGCGGGTGCGTGACCTGCAGGATCGCACCGGCGGCTTCACCGCCTTTATTCCCTGGCCCTTTCAGCCGGACAACACGGTGTATGCCCATCTGCCGAAAACCACGGCCTTTTCTTATCTGAAGATGCTGGCCTTTTCCCGTATTTTCCTGGACAATATCGATAATATCCAGGCCTCCTGGGTGACTCAGGGGCCGAAGATCGCCCAGATTTCCCTCTTTTTCGGGGCCAATGATTTCGGCAGCACCATGATCGAGGAAAACGTGGTGGCCGCGGCCGGGGTGAGCTTCAGGCTGACGGAGGAGGAAATCCGCCGGATCGTGCAGGGCGCAGGTTTTGAACCTCGGCAGCGCACCATGGATTACACTCTGGTGTAA